CTGACAGGCACGAAGCCGACCTTCTGGTACAACGGCAAAGCTTTAGGGTGGTCCAACGTGCAGGTGTTCACGGTCACTTTGTCGGGTTGCTTCTCCCAAGCCCTGTCCACGGCGCTGTGAAGCAGGAAGGGACCAAATCGGCGGCCGATGAACTCCGGCATCACGCCCAGCAACGCGAGGTCCACCGTTCCCGGCTTCCTCGCATCTAACTCGAAGAAGCCCGCGGGAACACCTTCGGCATAGAGAACGAAAACCTCCACGAGGTCGTTCTCGATAATGTCCCGAAGTGCGTCGTCGCTCATGCGCCGCCGTTCGTACCAAAGCCAGTCCCGACCGACCGTATTGTAAAGGAACCTATAGAACGAGAGGGTCGGGCGCTCTGCCCGCAACAATCCCAAGCGATGACCGGTCAAGTGTGGGGTTTGGAGTGAGGCGACTTTACGTTCGGTCATCTCCAGGTAGGTGATGGTCACCTCAATGCGATCGCGGAGGTTTGCATCGGCCGGTGGTTCCCCCCGATCGATAAGCCACTTTTGTCGCAG
This is a stretch of genomic DNA from Limibacillus halophilus. It encodes these proteins:
- a CDS encoding GNAT family acetyltransferase; protein product: MGQSEKKSLKIRRYRDTDFDALVALWKNLGMLAWYNDPTRDIGMWQASKDAQILIGEVDGALAASVCVGHDGHRGWFYYLAVAEDHQRKGFGRLLVDASEAWLKARKVAKVQLMIRPGNHKAHSFYEAIGYEINPCSLRQKWLIDRGEPPADANLRDRIEVTITYLEMTERKVASLQTPHLTGHRLGLLRAERPTLSFYRFLYNTVGRDWLWYERRRMSDDALRDIIENDLVEVFVLYAEGVPAGFFELDARKPGTVDLALLGVMPEFIGRRFGPFLLHSAVDRAWEKQPDKVTVNTCTLDHPKALPLYQKVGFVPVSRKTIQIDDPRENGLIPY